A part of Cardiocondyla obscurior isolate alpha-2009 linkage group LG23, Cobs3.1, whole genome shotgun sequence genomic DNA contains:
- the LOC139111220 gene encoding cytochrome c oxidase assembly protein COX19, producing the protein MSSYTFSQRLFTPTPPERGSFPLDHEGRCKSTMIRYMRCLAENRNQNTMCRDIAKEYLGCRMDHELMAREDWSKLGFDGEIEGAKET; encoded by the coding sequence ATGTCCTCGTACACGTTCTCGCAGAGGCTGTTCACGCCGACGCCGCCGGAGCGCGGCAGTTTCCCGCTGGACCATGAGGGCCGTTGCAAGAGCACCATGATCAGGTACATGCGCTGCCTCGCCGAGAATCGCAATCAGAACACGATGTGCCGCGACATCGCCAAGGAGTACCTCGGCTGCCGCATGGACCACGAGCTGATGGCACGCGAGGATTGGTCCAAGCTTGGCTTCGACGGCGAGATCGAAGGCGCTAAGGAAACGTAA
- the Ppcdc gene encoding phosphopantothenoylcysteine decarboxylase — translation MASSSRKRILVGCTGSVATIKLPQLVELLRQNNLEVRVVVTERAKHFLKDAQLPPEIQVLSDTVEWAAWQDRGDPVLHIDLVKWADVFVIAPLDANTLGKIASGICDNIVTCVARAWDPAKPLLFCPAMNTKMWEHPVTMPQVSLLKSWGYKEVHCISKTLMCGDAGIGAMAEVDTIVRAILRALNPWMDRMDSDLCP, via the exons ATGGCGAGTTCCTCTAGGAAGAGAATACTGGTGGGCTGCACAGGCAGCGTGGCTACGATCAAGCTACCCCAGCTGGTGGAGCTGCTGCGACAGAATAATCTGGAAGTGAGGGTGGTCGTAACGGAGAGGGCCAAACATTTTCTGAAGGATGCTCAACTGCCACCGGAGATCCAGGTCTTATCCGACACTGTCGAGTGGGCCGCCTGGCAAGACCGTGGCGATCCAGTGTTGCATATAGATCTGGTGAAATGGGCGGATGTGTTCGTAATAGCCCCGTTAGATGCCAACACTCTGGGCAAGATTGCCAGTGGTATTTGCGACAATATCGTTACCTGTGTGGCACGCGCATGGGATCCTGCAAAGCCGCTCCTCTTCTGCCCAGCTATGAACACCAAGATGTGGGAGCATCCAGTTACGATGCCTCAA GTATCGCTGCTCAAATCCTGGGGTTACAAGGAGGTGCATTGCATATCTAAGACTCTGATGTGTGGCGACGCAGGAATAGGTGCTATGGCCGAGGTAGACACGATTGTGCGAGCCATTCTGCGAGCCTTGAATCCCTGGATGGACCGAATGGATTCTGATTTGTGTCCCTAG